The window TATCATCTATCAATCATCACGATTCTAGGATTCTCGAAGGTGGCTCTCTTTCTATCCAATCACCTTTCCGGATTTGATTCGCCGATCTTCGAGCTCTTAGTGAGCTTCTGGATTTGGTTTTAATCATTGATTCATTAGGTTATAAAACATGTTTCATATTTGATTTTGATAAGCTAGCATATGTATCCCTAATTATCGCTAATTGGTTAACCATCATCTGATCAAAACTAATGCCAATTGATTTCAAAAAACATTTGAGTAGATATATACATCATTTATAGAGAGGCTGCACAGTGATCACCAGttgccaaaaatagaaaaacaaagCATGTGGTGTTATCTCCTACCATTTGCAAAATATTGTATAAgctctttttaaaatattgtatactATAAAAAATACATACGTGTGAGTGTATTATTTAACTTTTGGCGACGCATTTGAAATGAAGCATGTGCAGACGTACCCCACTCCAGTTACTCGATACAAATAATTGAAACCGATTGTAAGGAAATgtctttttttcatatattttttttgcgtGAGTGTTTGGTTACTCGACATCTTTCCAAACGATATCACAAACGCCCTAGGAGTCTATGAAAACCAAGCCCAATCCACTTACACGTGCATCCTTCTCCCATGCATGCTCCATCACTGTTACACGCTTTATGACACCCATGGACGGAGGAGACCACTTATATTGTTCAATATTTGTTGTCTGTTCCGTTTTTATACCGTTTGTTTGGGTGTAACGGTACTTTGCATATAAGAACTCTTGAAATTCATATCAAAATAAAGTTTTTGGAATTATGTTGCTAGAGGTTGATTAAGATTTTATATCTTAACGGTGAATTAAGAGAAAATGATAGTatacatttacaaaaaaaaaaacatggagtATAATTTAATGTGATGATGTTAGAAATAGAATCCTAGAAGCGGTGAGGTGTGGTCCAGCACTAGTAGGCAAGACGGTccacaaattattattattaagacAACGCAATGAATTGCAAAACGATATATTAGTCAATGAAGAAGCACCATCTTTTCCGAAATTATAAAGAGAAAATTTTCGAAATTACAAAGTTCCTTTCAATGATAAAATGTATATACATCTTGGTATCCACTAGTTCCTTTAAATTCAATAATGATCtttgttcagaaaaaaaaagttcaataaTGATCAACGCCGAGAACTAGTAATATGATAGAAAGAAATTGTTGAGAGTTGTCTACCTCAAATTCAATGAAACCATTGAACTTAGATAATAATTCGGACTTAATTTACATccaaaataacaaaagaaacGTAATTTAATTTGGCGGATAGTGAAGAATAAATCATTTTCAGAAGAAAGAAGCCATGTATACGACTTGTGATTTGACAAAAACACCCTCAAATCATTGTTTGCAGAGTTTGCTTTAGATAAGGTACAGATCAGAAACCACCTCTAGAAATTTAGCAATAGATCTCATCCCTAAAGAAGAAGATCTCCACCGGTTGGTCCCATTGATTCCAACATAATGTCCCAGAACTTGCCACGTGGCGTTTGGTCTGAAAGGTTGCTGTACTGTTGTGCTTACAGAATCATTATCTCCCTTGCTGTAATATCTCTCCTCTTTATGCTTCTGTCACTTTCTGTCTGTACCAAAAGAAGTAAAGAACCTTacccatctctctctcctctgtttCTTTCATGTTTTATGAGAGCTTCTTAAGAAACTTCTGGCCTATGGGTTTATGTAGAAACTAGAGAGCAAGTGAGAGGAAAGAGAAGGTTTTGTTCCTTTTGGGCGTGGAACTTTAACTTCCACAAGTCAGGTTTAGATCTTCTACTTCTTCAGCTTCTGATTCGTCCAGAAGCTTTCCAAATCTGGTCAGTATTCTTATACGGTCTTTTGGTTTTAAGAGATGTTACTATATTtggaataaaattaataaaatgaacTCATGTTCCtgcttttaatttaattatttataactcTTTTTATATGATTAGTATAACAAAATTATTGGAGTTGGGATTATAAAATTGTACTTTATGCTCCTTTGTTTCTcttcttaattaatcataagATATGATTAGCTCTGTTCACTTATAATACTTTATAATATTGGAGgttgataaataaattatttccaTGTCTCCAGAGATCTGACATGGAACACCAAGGTTGGAGTTTTGAGGAGAATTACAATCTGTTCAATAATAGAAGATTTATAAGGTAATATAATGTTTAATCTAATTTATTCATTAATTAAAAAGGACTATACAATAGTCCCTGAGTGTGTATATGTGTAGGCCACAAGATGAACTAGTAGAGTTGTTATGGCGAGATGGGCAAGTGGTTCAGCAGAGCCAAACTCATAGAGATCAAACTCAAGCTCAAGTTCAAGCTCAGAAACAGGATCAAGAAACCCTAAGATCCTACACTTTTCTTGAAGACCAAGAAACCGTCTCTTGGATCCAATACCCTCTAGATGAAGATCCATTTGAATCCGAAGACTTCACCTCACCTTTCTTCTCAACTATAGATCCCCTCCAGAGACCGGCTTCAGAGACGGTTAAGCACGAGGCCGGTCCTGTCCCTCCTGATAAAGTCATGCCTCCTCCTAAGTTTAGGCTAACGGATTCATCATCAGGAGTCAGGGAACTAGGAAAAGAACAGTACTCGGTGATGACCGTTGGACCGAGCCACTGCGGGAGCAACCAATCTCAAACCGATCTCGATGTCTCATTGACTCATGATCCAAGTAAAACAATCGATGAGAGGCTCTACTCGAACGAAAATTCATCATCAGGTGGCTCCTCTGGTTGCAGCCTTGGCAAGAACAACAAAGAAATAGCTTGTGGAAGAAGCATCACAGCAGACCGTAAGAGAAAACATATAATGGACACTGATGAATCTGTGTCTCAGTCAGATGTATGCTTTATTTTTTAACTCATGATGATAAGTTCTTGAGACGTTTTCTTAGTCCATTTCTCATTGTTCTTGAAACGTTTTAC of the Brassica rapa cultivar Chiifu-401-42 chromosome A03, CAAS_Brap_v3.01, whole genome shotgun sequence genome contains:
- the LOC103858039 gene encoding transcription factor PIF4; its protein translation is MEHQGWSFEENYNLFNNRRFIRPQDELVELLWRDGQVVQQSQTHRDQTQAQVQAQKQDQETLRSYTFLEDQETVSWIQYPLDEDPFESEDFTSPFFSTIDPLQRPASETVKHEAGPVPPDKVMPPPKFRLTDSSSGVRELGKEQYSVMTVGPSHCGSNQSQTDLDVSLTHDPSKTIDERLYSNENSSSGGSSGCSLGKNNKEIACGRSITADRKRKHIMDTDESVSQSDAIGNNKSNQRSGSTRRSRAAEVHNLSERRRRDRINERMKALQELIPNCIKTDKASILEEAIDYLKSLQLQLQVMWMGSGMAGAAATPIMFPGVQPPPPFIRQLQSPVLLPRFPVMDGSAIQNNPGLVCQNPVQNQVLPDRFGRYVGLFPRMQGTSQPMEMMTFGSPAGQESQRTSAPKTTDGPR